A stretch of Triticum aestivum cultivar Chinese Spring chromosome 1D, IWGSC CS RefSeq v2.1, whole genome shotgun sequence DNA encodes these proteins:
- the LOC123183257 gene encoding sister chromatid cohesion 1 protein 1 isoform X1: MFYSHQLLARKAPLGQIWMAATLHAKINRKRLDKLDIIKICEEILNPSVPMALRLSGILMGGVVIVYERKVKLLYDDVSRLLIEINEAWKIRPAVDHTVLPKGKAQAKYEAVTLPENAMDMEVEQPVLFTDTDTARFRGMRLEDLDEQYVNVNLDDDDISRADRHHQAEAVNITLVDNFESGLAETDIFNRFERFDIADDDTTVHITLDGHPEAPSTLVPSPPRPEDPPQQQEQCAAPSPIREEPQQGQVSSAGDSLKEQEEQKTTEQQPTKRAKRKARGKGPQVIMDNQIMIPGNVYQSWLKDPSSLISKRRQVRSKINPIKAIKIGELMDLPPSALMSCSDDSQEIYYPQQLMQLWKECTKVKPPKPSSSSGDKSSSSSQEKQPRNSPPQPQGDQNEMGAQPMDFTPMDFTDGIEKMRANKSGEFEGVFDGPHGDPSVTPGSPGLSRRSASSSGGSGRGGFLPLDPEILLQSGSGRAKRRQLSSGRSLGNLDPVEEEFPMEQEGREFKLRRLSDIEPTPDLMVETEPTQTPFTKQSSPPDHITESIHSYLKLHFESPDAPPSESLSQLTYGMNTAQAARLFYQTCVLATLDRIKVTQVEPYGPILISRGANM, encoded by the exons ATGTTCTACTCGCACCAGCTCCTCGCGCGGAAGGCGCCGCTCGGTCAGATATG GATGGCCGCCACGCTCCACGCCAAGATCAACCGCAAGCGCCTCGACAAGCTCGACATCATCAAAATCTG CGAGGAGATCCTCAACCCGTCGGTGCCCATGGCGCTCAGGCTCTCCGGGATCCTCATGG GTGGCGTGGTGATCGTGTACGAGAGGAAGGTGAAGCTTCTCTACG ATGATGTGTCCCGTCTCCTG ATTGAGATCAACGAGGCATGGAAGATCAGGCCGGCCGTGGACCACACCGTCCTCCCCAAGGGCAAGGCTCAAGCCAA GTATGAAGCAGTAACACTGCCAGAGAACGCGATGGATATGGAGGTGGAGCAGCCCGTGCTTTTCACAGATACTGATACTGCCAGGTTCCGGGGAATG CGCCTGGAGGATTTGGATGAACAGTATGTCAATGTCAACCTGGATGATGATGACATCTCTCGCGCCGACCGTCATCATCAAG CTGAGGCAGTCAACATTACCCTGGTCGATAATTTTGAGTCTGGTCTTGCTGAAACTGACATCTTCAATCGTTTTGAGAG ATTTGACATAGCAGATGATGACACCACAGTCCATATTACTCTCGATGGACACCCAGAGGCTCCAAGTACACTAGTTCCCTCTCCACCAAGGCCAGAAGACCCTCCTCAACAACAGGAACAGTGTGCTGCCCCATCCCCCATCCGCGAAGAACCTCAACAAG GGCAAGTATCTTCTGCAGGGGATTCATTGAAGGAGCAAGAGGAGCAGAAGACGACG GAGCAACAACCAACTAAACGAGCAAAGAGGAAAGCACGCGGCAAgggcccccaagtgatcatggatAACCAGATAATGATCCCAGGAAATGTATATCAGTCATGGTTGAAGGACCCATCAAGCCTCATCTCTAAAAGGCGTCAAGTCAGGAGT AAAATCAATCCTATTAAGGCAATTAAGATAGGCGAGCTCATGGACTTGCCACCGTCTGCCCTAATGTCTTGCTCCGATGACTCACAAGAGATATATTACCCTCAGCAGCTTATGCAGCTCTGGAAGGAATGCACCAAAGTCAAGCCCCCAAAGCCCTCATCTTCTTCAG GAgataaatcatcatcatcatcacaagaAAAGCAGCCGAGAAACTCTCCGCCTCAG CCTCAAGGAGATCAGAATGAAATGGGAGCTCAACCAATGGACTTCACACCAATGGACTTCACAGATGGCATTGAAAAGATGAGAGCAAACAAGAGTGGAGAATTTGAAGGTGTTTTTGATGGTCCGCATGGTGACCCTAGTGTTACACCTGGAAGTCCTG GGCTAAGTCGCAGGTCAGCTTCAAGCTCTGGTGGCTCTGGAAGGGGGGGATTTCTGCCATTGGATCCAGAAATACTGTTACAATCTGGAAGTGGAAG GGCCAAGAGGAGGCAGCTTTCATCTGGACGAAGCTTGGGGAACCTTGATCCAGTTGAAGAGGAATTCCCAATGGAGCAAGAAGGGAGGGAGTTCAAGCTGAGAAGGCTTTCAGATATTGAACCAACTCCTG ATCTTATGGTAGAAACAGAACCCACTCAAACCCCGTTCACAAAGCAATCCAGTCCTCCCGATCACATCACTGAATCAATTCACTC GTACCTAAAGCTCCACTTCGAGAGCCCGGATGCCCCGCCGTCTGAATCGCTAAGCCAGCTAACTTATGGGATGAATACAGCACAGGCTGCCCGCCTATTCTATCAAACATGTG TCTTAGCAACGCTCGATCGCATCAAGGTCACACAGGTGGAACCATACGGACCCATCCTGATCTCAAGGGGGGCCAACATGTGA
- the LOC123183257 gene encoding sister chromatid cohesion 1 protein 1 isoform X2, with protein MFYSHQLLARKAPLGQIWMAATLHAKINRKRLDKLDIIKICEEILNPSVPMALRLSGILMGGVVIVYERKVKLLYDDVSRLLIEINEAWKIRPAVDHTVLPKGKAQAKYEAVTLPENAMDMEVEQPVLFTDTDTARFRGMRLEDLDEQYVNVNLDDDDISRADRHHQAEAVNITLVDNFESGLAETDIFNRFERFDIADDDTTVHITLDGHPEAPSTLVPSPPRPEDPPQQQEQCAAPSPIREEPQQGDSLKEQEEQKTTEQQPTKRAKRKARGKGPQVIMDNQIMIPGNVYQSWLKDPSSLISKRRQVRSKINPIKAIKIGELMDLPPSALMSCSDDSQEIYYPQQLMQLWKECTKVKPPKPSSSSGDKSSSSSQEKQPRNSPPQPQGDQNEMGAQPMDFTPMDFTDGIEKMRANKSGEFEGVFDGPHGDPSVTPGSPGLSRRSASSSGGSGRGGFLPLDPEILLQSGSGRAKRRQLSSGRSLGNLDPVEEEFPMEQEGREFKLRRLSDIEPTPDLMVETEPTQTPFTKQSSPPDHITESIHSYLKLHFESPDAPPSESLSQLTYGMNTAQAARLFYQTCVLATLDRIKVTQVEPYGPILISRGANM; from the exons ATGTTCTACTCGCACCAGCTCCTCGCGCGGAAGGCGCCGCTCGGTCAGATATG GATGGCCGCCACGCTCCACGCCAAGATCAACCGCAAGCGCCTCGACAAGCTCGACATCATCAAAATCTG CGAGGAGATCCTCAACCCGTCGGTGCCCATGGCGCTCAGGCTCTCCGGGATCCTCATGG GTGGCGTGGTGATCGTGTACGAGAGGAAGGTGAAGCTTCTCTACG ATGATGTGTCCCGTCTCCTG ATTGAGATCAACGAGGCATGGAAGATCAGGCCGGCCGTGGACCACACCGTCCTCCCCAAGGGCAAGGCTCAAGCCAA GTATGAAGCAGTAACACTGCCAGAGAACGCGATGGATATGGAGGTGGAGCAGCCCGTGCTTTTCACAGATACTGATACTGCCAGGTTCCGGGGAATG CGCCTGGAGGATTTGGATGAACAGTATGTCAATGTCAACCTGGATGATGATGACATCTCTCGCGCCGACCGTCATCATCAAG CTGAGGCAGTCAACATTACCCTGGTCGATAATTTTGAGTCTGGTCTTGCTGAAACTGACATCTTCAATCGTTTTGAGAG ATTTGACATAGCAGATGATGACACCACAGTCCATATTACTCTCGATGGACACCCAGAGGCTCCAAGTACACTAGTTCCCTCTCCACCAAGGCCAGAAGACCCTCCTCAACAACAGGAACAGTGTGCTGCCCCATCCCCCATCCGCGAAGAACCTCAACAAG GGGATTCATTGAAGGAGCAAGAGGAGCAGAAGACGACG GAGCAACAACCAACTAAACGAGCAAAGAGGAAAGCACGCGGCAAgggcccccaagtgatcatggatAACCAGATAATGATCCCAGGAAATGTATATCAGTCATGGTTGAAGGACCCATCAAGCCTCATCTCTAAAAGGCGTCAAGTCAGGAGT AAAATCAATCCTATTAAGGCAATTAAGATAGGCGAGCTCATGGACTTGCCACCGTCTGCCCTAATGTCTTGCTCCGATGACTCACAAGAGATATATTACCCTCAGCAGCTTATGCAGCTCTGGAAGGAATGCACCAAAGTCAAGCCCCCAAAGCCCTCATCTTCTTCAG GAgataaatcatcatcatcatcacaagaAAAGCAGCCGAGAAACTCTCCGCCTCAG CCTCAAGGAGATCAGAATGAAATGGGAGCTCAACCAATGGACTTCACACCAATGGACTTCACAGATGGCATTGAAAAGATGAGAGCAAACAAGAGTGGAGAATTTGAAGGTGTTTTTGATGGTCCGCATGGTGACCCTAGTGTTACACCTGGAAGTCCTG GGCTAAGTCGCAGGTCAGCTTCAAGCTCTGGTGGCTCTGGAAGGGGGGGATTTCTGCCATTGGATCCAGAAATACTGTTACAATCTGGAAGTGGAAG GGCCAAGAGGAGGCAGCTTTCATCTGGACGAAGCTTGGGGAACCTTGATCCAGTTGAAGAGGAATTCCCAATGGAGCAAGAAGGGAGGGAGTTCAAGCTGAGAAGGCTTTCAGATATTGAACCAACTCCTG ATCTTATGGTAGAAACAGAACCCACTCAAACCCCGTTCACAAAGCAATCCAGTCCTCCCGATCACATCACTGAATCAATTCACTC GTACCTAAAGCTCCACTTCGAGAGCCCGGATGCCCCGCCGTCTGAATCGCTAAGCCAGCTAACTTATGGGATGAATACAGCACAGGCTGCCCGCCTATTCTATCAAACATGTG TCTTAGCAACGCTCGATCGCATCAAGGTCACACAGGTGGAACCATACGGACCCATCCTGATCTCAAGGGGGGCCAACATGTGA
- the LOC123177710 gene encoding uncharacterized protein yields MSAMAATGAALRLRLLFRMLRVGELIALAALLSWSSSRAPSVAAAAMRVAGSLLFSPRFVFVLGNAIVLLLLALSRRERVEPSPASSSSSVVGAGVEQSQTPAVSFDSFAVPATPTPMPTQASEAPVVALPAMATVPEEEEEVVKPVVSVTTRAVSKARAPRRTRSEKMGRRGELSRRSASPEPLPLMRRSESDNGRRRRSSVTARDVADVGVARGWAGTDDAEEFRRTVEAFIAKQTRFRREEESMAGTLVVVE; encoded by the coding sequence ATGTCCGCCATGGCCGCCACCGGAGCAGCGCTGCGGCTTCGCCTCCTGTTCCGGATGCTGCGGGTCGGGGAGCTCATCGCCCTCGCGGCGCTCCTCTCCTGGTCCTCCTCCCGCGCGCCGTCCGTGGCCGCCGCCGCGATGCGCGTCGCGGGCTCGCTCCTCTTCAGCCCGCGCTTCGTGTTCGTCCTCGGCAACGccatcgtgctcctcctcctcgcgctctccAGGCGCGAGCGTGTGGAGccgtccccggcctcctcctcctcctctgtcgtcggCGCTGGTGTGGAGCAGAGCCAGACCCCCGCGGTCAGCTTCGATTCGTTCGCCGTACCAGCGACGCCGACGCCGATGCCGACGCAGGCAAGTGAAGCGCCAGTGGTGGCGCTGCCGGCGATGGCGAcggtgccggaggaggaggaggaggtggtgaagCCGGTGGTGTCGGTGACGACGCGCGCCGTGAGCAAGGCCCGCGCGCCGAGGCGGACCCGGTCGGAGAAGATGGGCCGGCGCGGCGAGCTTTCCAGGCGGTCGGCGTCGCCGGAGCCGCTGCCGCTGATGCGGCGCTCGGAGTCGGACAACGGGCGCAGGCGGCGGTCGTCGGTGACGGCGCGGGACGTGGCGGACGTGGGCGTGGCCCGCGGGTGGGCCGGCACGGACGACGCGGAGGAGTTCCGGCGCACCGTGGAGGCGTTCATCGCGAAGCAGACGCGGTTCCGGCGCGAGGAGGAGTCCATGGCCGGCACGCTCGTGGTGGTCGAATAA